TAGTTGTTTGTAAGCTTCAGAATATTTTCCTTGTGCCTTTTCAAGGTGCTCGCCAACATCATCTAAGTTGGCAACAAAGCCTACAAATTTGTCGTAGAGTTTAGCACCTCTCTCCGCTATTTCTAATGCATTCTGATTCTGATATTCTCTTTTCCACAGGTCAACAATCAGCTTTAAAGAAGTAATCAGATTGGTTGGGCTTAGCAATAATATCCGCTTATCATAAGCAAAATTCCATAAATCGGGATCACCTTGCAAAGCAGCTATGTAAGCTGGTTCACTGGGGATAAACATCATTACAAAATCCAAGCTCTTATTGTAATCATCATATCCTTTTGCACTCAACGAAATGATATGTTTCTTAATGCATGAAATATGTTCCGATAATTCATTCAATCTGGATTCTTCATCCGTTGCAGCTATACACCTGGTAAATGCATTTAATGAAACTTTTGAATCAATAATTACATTCCTATTATCTGGATATTTTATGACTGCATCTGGTCTCATTTTTTTATCTTCGGAATCAGATTTCATTGGAATGCCATTTTCATCCAATAACTGATGCTCCATAA
This portion of the Bacteroidota bacterium genome encodes:
- a CDS encoding DNA recombination protein RmuC encodes the protein MEALGKKFNTEFENIANKILETKTEKFTELNKTNLTSILEPLGKNITEFKTKVEEVYDKESKERFSLGEKVKELALLNKVISEEAHNLTKALKSESKTQGGWGEMILENILERSGLVKDREYFMEHQLLDENGIPMKSDSEDKKMRPDAVIKYPDNRNVIIDSKVSLNAFTRCIAATDEESRLNELSEHISCIKKHIISLSAKGYDDYNKSLDFVMMFIPSEPAYIAALQGDPDLWNFAYDKRILLLSPTNLITSLKLIVDLWKREYQNQNALEIAERGAKLYDKFVGFVANLDDVGEHLEKAQGKYSEAYKQLSTGNDNLVLQATKLKGLGLKTKKELPKEIVNTAIGSELPDQN